The Bacteroides ovatus genomic interval TTTTCAAAATATGTTCTATAACTTGTATTTTCTAATCTTTTATTCCATACTTCTTAACCATGCAATTTCTTCTTTCCATTTACTTTCATCCGGAGTTTCGAGTATTAACGGTATATTATCAAATCTGGAATCTTGCATCAATCTTTCAAAAAAAGCTTTGCCAATCAATCCTTCACCAATGCTGTCGTGGCGGTCAACATGGGTGCCTAATGCTTTTTTAGAATCATTCAAGTGCATACCACGGAGGTAGTTGAATCCGACTTCTTTATCAAATTCATCAAATACCTTATCATATTCATTGACAATATCGTAACCAGCGGTATAGGTATGGCAGGTATCGAGACAAACACCTACCCGGTTCTTATCGTTTACCCGATCAATGATATATTTCAATTGCCAGAATTCGCTTCCTAAATTACTGCCTTGCCCGGCTGTGTTTTCAATAACAGCTGTTACTCCTTTTGTTTTTTCTAAAGCGAGATTAATGCTTTCTGCAATAAGCGACAGGCAATCTTCTGTTGATATTTTATTGAGAGAGCTACCGGGGTGGAAATTTAAAAGCTTCAATCCAAGTTGCTCACAACGTTGCATTTCATCCAGAAAAGCGGCACGACTTTTTTGAAGTCCCTCTTCCTCCGGATGCCCCAGATTGATAAGGTAACTGTCATGTGGAAGGATATATTCCGGTTGGAAACCATATTTCTCACAATTCTCTTTGAAGAGACTGATACTTTCTTCTGTTAGAGGTTTACTTACCCATTGACGTTGATTCTTGGTGAATAACGCAAAAGCATTTGCTCCTATTTCATGCGCATTAATGGGTGCGAACTCTACGCCACCAGAGGCGCTAACGTGTGCTCCGATATATTTCATTGTTCTTTCTTAATTTATTTTACTCTGCAAATATAACGTTTTTAAAGGAGTATATGTTTGTAGAGAGAACTCTTCTTGGTTACAATTCATAGGATCATGTACTTTATACTCTGTTCTTTATCTTTTATTCTCTATAAAAAATATCCCGCTATTCAATTTATAGAAGATTGAATAACGGGACAGTTTTTTTGGGGGGGGAGATTAAATCTCAAAATCCGGTAAATAGTCTGTCAGGACTTTATTAATCTGTTTCCCTTTCACCTGATCTGTTACCGTCGTTGCACCTTCCTTTTTACCGGCATCGTAGTTTAAGGAAACTTTCTCCACTTTATTACTAACGTGGATAGCAGCTTTTCCTTTTTCCGTAAGGTTGCAAGTGATAGTCCAGTCACCTACTTGAATGATATTGCCTTTGCGAACTACCTGCATATCCGGACGGTTATCTCCATGTGTATCCATTACAGTCAGGAAACGGGCGGTTTTGCAAGGAATAGTTGTAGAAGAGAAATGCCAGTGATTAGGATATTTCACAGCTTTTCCTTGTGCATTCGTTACATTTTTCCAGTTGGTCGGAGCACAGAAGAAAGTATCTACCATTGCCTGTTCCGTTTTTGCCGAACTGAAAAGATGGGCAACAGAGATACCACCGGCTTTATTCCTTCCGGTTACTTTCACCTCATTGGGCAGTTCCTGTATTTCCATCGGTAATTCTACAGTATGTAAAAGGTAACTCCATGTAACAGCCTCCTTTCCTTCCAGTTCATCATAAATCACGAAAACTCCGCTACTTCCCAGTTGGATAATATGGCGGCGGAACATATTCAGTTTGTTCTCATCCCATCCTTTTTCAGGCGTATATTGCGTACCGGATAGTTCGCCACGTTTTAGCCATAGGGGAGAAGTCACTTTACCATAAGCATTGGAAGCATCTCCTACCATATAAGCGATTTTTTCTCCTTCATACCAACGCGGAATCCAGCCATATCCTTCCGTTCCAATCTTTTGAGTCATTCCATTTACCAAAATGCTGTTGTGTGCACGGGTGTTACGGTAAGAATACATACAATGATCGTCTGTAAAACCTGTACGATGTCCGCTGCTGTAAAAAATGGCTTTACCTCCATAGAATGTATTAAAAGCATTCTGATTGGCCAGTGCATGGGAAGTGGAACCATAAGAACTGGAGCGGAACGATAACATGGCATTATTATCTATATCTCCCAAAGAGGTATTCATCGTACCGATTCCCGTTTCATTGAATACTTTCGCCATGGGTAGTTCGGCAAGAGTATGTCCTTCTTTGGGGAGAGCTTTCTTGGTTGTACAACGATACCAGGTCAAGTCTCCGGATTTTCCGAGGAAAGTTTTTTCCATGATATCCGGTTCCTTTTGCAGAATGGTATGTACATAAGCGGCCGCCCACGGATTATTACATTCACGTGCCAAGGCATCCGCATAACCTACTCGTGTACCGTTCGGCTTCATTTTGCTTTCATGTGAATTGCCTTGTCCGGCAGATTTGGAGAATGGAGGCTGCTGGTAGATGACGTAAAATGCATTGTTGTTATACCACGGATCAGCGAAGAAATCGAATCCACTGATACGGGAGTAGAAAGCGGGAACTTCAATCAATGTGCGAAGATTGACCTGGAAATAAGAATCACCATTGTGCCATCCTCCATCCGCGTTGAGGCCCGGCAGACGGGATACCCATTCATTGTAGCAATAATCCACCCAGGTGGAAGCCATCGGGAGTTCGTCATACGTAGCAAATGCCGCCATATTCAAGATACGGAAAGTCATTTGCCAGACATGATTATCAGCAATGCGGTTTTCCAAGTGATTGACATATTCATGATAGAACTTCTTTCCATTGTCACGAATCGTTCTTAGGAGTAGTTTTCTCTCATTCGGAGTCAACAGATTGTACCATGCATCATACGCTGAAGTGCTCATGGACAGAATAGTAGAACGATTGAAATCTCCAGCAAAGTACTTACTGTTTTTCCAGGAAAGAATTTCGGAAAGACGCTTAATACCTTCTTTGTAGTATACCTCGTCTTTCGTTAGCAGGTAAGCGCGTACCATGGCTTCGATATTTGCTTCTTCACGGTCTACAATCTTACGACTTTCCCGAATCAGGGCAGAACGATATTGAACAATGTTTGTCAACTTGACAACCTGGGTTGTATCAATTTCTTCCTCCAGATGTTTCAGCGGGTGGTTCAGGCATTTATCGGCTTTTCGGATATAAGCCTGTGCCTCCGGATTGTTTTTATTCCGTTCGATGATATTATCCCAATCTTCGGCATCAAGCAAGATGCGGGGATGGGTCTTGGGCAATTTGGTTAATACTTCCTGTAGAGAAGGAGGGTTGAATGCACGTATGTGTTCGTCTATATAAAAATGATAAACAGGTGACCATTCTTCTTTTCCTTCTTTGTCAACGTAGGCATGTTGCCAATACCATTTCCCTTTTTCAAAGAGTTTGAATGGGTTGAAAAAGGCCCATTTTCTTTCGGCGGTAATCACTTCCGATTTGAATTCGGGGTCGCGTGCAATACGGATACGGTAGGTTACTTCGGGTTTGTAGTCCTCTTCTTCAACTCCGTCCAATACAGCACCGAGGTGCGGGAACTTATCCGGCCACATAAAACGTGGGGGATTGACAGTAATATGCTGTCCGTCCAGAGGCGAAGGCGTTTCGCGAACTTCATGCATCAAGGTCTGTTGAGTCAGACGCATGATTCCTTTTTGTGCATATCCATTGGCGAATAGCAGAAGGGTGAATAAGAGAAAAATAGATATTCGTTGTTTCATCATATAACTTTGCTTTTATTATTCATCGCTTTGTTATTCAGCGTTGTTTGAACAAATCTTTCGGACGAACAGTCTTGTTATTAATCAGTGGACGTGCCCAGAAACCGATAAAGGTGATATATCCTACAAAAACAAGGATAAAGAGCATACCCGTACGGAGTGATGTAGCGTCTGCCAGTGTACTTACAATCATCGGACCACCGGCACCACCTACAATTGCCGAGCATAGTATACCTGCGAATGAACCGTGGTGCTGTGACGCAGAGTTCAGTGCCAATGAGAATACGATGGAATACATCATGGAGATGCTGAATCCAACAGCAGGGAAAGCAAGCATGGATACTTCTTTACTTCCGAACAATGCCGATAATAATAGGATGATCGTCAGAATTCCGGAAATTTGCAACAATCGTTTACTGTCAATTAACTTGAGCAGAATCATACCTACCAGACAACCGGCTGTCATCAATCCCCAGAAATAGCTTACGGCCTGTGCACCGTCTGTTTGTGGGTTAACTCCATGGTATTGTTCCAGGAAAGTACTCATGAAGATTGAAGTTCCCTGTTCCGTACTTACATAGCAGAAAATTCCCAGGAAAAACAGCCATACATATTTCTGTTTGAATAAAGCCAGATATGAATCTTTAGACCCGCTTTTCTCGTCTTCTTTCAACTCGATCTTGGGAAAACGGGATACACCG includes:
- the nfo gene encoding deoxyribonuclease IV translates to MKYIGAHVSASGGVEFAPINAHEIGANAFALFTKNQRQWVSKPLTEESISLFKENCEKYGFQPEYILPHDSYLINLGHPEEEGLQKSRAAFLDEMQRCEQLGLKLLNFHPGSSLNKISTEDCLSLIAESINLALEKTKGVTAVIENTAGQGSNLGSEFWQLKYIIDRVNDKNRVGVCLDTCHTYTAGYDIVNEYDKVFDEFDKEVGFNYLRGMHLNDSKKALGTHVDRHDSIGEGLIGKAFFERLMQDSRFDNIPLILETPDESKWKEEIAWLRSME
- a CDS encoding DUF4962 domain-containing protein, producing the protein MMKQRISIFLLFTLLLFANGYAQKGIMRLTQQTLMHEVRETPSPLDGQHITVNPPRFMWPDKFPHLGAVLDGVEEEDYKPEVTYRIRIARDPEFKSEVITAERKWAFFNPFKLFEKGKWYWQHAYVDKEGKEEWSPVYHFYIDEHIRAFNPPSLQEVLTKLPKTHPRILLDAEDWDNIIERNKNNPEAQAYIRKADKCLNHPLKHLEEEIDTTQVVKLTNIVQYRSALIRESRKIVDREEANIEAMVRAYLLTKDEVYYKEGIKRLSEILSWKNSKYFAGDFNRSTILSMSTSAYDAWYNLLTPNERKLLLRTIRDNGKKFYHEYVNHLENRIADNHVWQMTFRILNMAAFATYDELPMASTWVDYCYNEWVSRLPGLNADGGWHNGDSYFQVNLRTLIEVPAFYSRISGFDFFADPWYNNNAFYVIYQQPPFSKSAGQGNSHESKMKPNGTRVGYADALARECNNPWAAAYVHTILQKEPDIMEKTFLGKSGDLTWYRCTTKKALPKEGHTLAELPMAKVFNETGIGTMNTSLGDIDNNAMLSFRSSSYGSTSHALANQNAFNTFYGGKAIFYSSGHRTGFTDDHCMYSYRNTRAHNSILVNGMTQKIGTEGYGWIPRWYEGEKIAYMVGDASNAYGKVTSPLWLKRGELSGTQYTPEKGWDENKLNMFRRHIIQLGSSGVFVIYDELEGKEAVTWSYLLHTVELPMEIQELPNEVKVTGRNKAGGISVAHLFSSAKTEQAMVDTFFCAPTNWKNVTNAQGKAVKYPNHWHFSSTTIPCKTARFLTVMDTHGDNRPDMQVVRKGNIIQVGDWTITCNLTEKGKAAIHVSNKVEKVSLNYDAGKKEGATTVTDQVKGKQINKVLTDYLPDFEI
- a CDS encoding sugar MFS transporter yields the protein MRKNLGMLALIMAFWFTISFITNILGPLIPDIIHNFNLSDLAMAGFIPTSFFLAYAIMSIPAGLLIDRFGEKPVLFGGFLMPFIGTILFACMHTYPMLLASSFIIGLGMAMLQTVLNPLQRTVGGEENYAFIAELAQFMFGIASFLSPLVYTYLIRELDPATYTAGKGFFIDLLADVTPREMPWVSLYWVFTILLLVMLIAVGVSRFPKIELKEDEKSGSKDSYLALFKQKYVWLFFLGIFCYVSTEQGTSIFMSTFLEQYHGVNPQTDGAQAVSYFWGLMTAGCLVGMILLKLIDSKRLLQISGILTIILLLSALFGSKEVSMLAFPAVGFSISMMYSIVFSLALNSASQHHGSFAGILCSAIVGGAGGPMIVSTLADATSLRTGMLFILVFVGYITFIGFWARPLINNKTVRPKDLFKQR